A single window of Pieris napi chromosome 8, ilPieNapi1.2, whole genome shotgun sequence DNA harbors:
- the LOC125051703 gene encoding alkaline phosphatase-like, which produces MFARGVVVLLVFVISGQCVLRKDRQYWEELGANEIEEALAIKNNLGVAKNLILFIGDGMGAHTVTAARIHKGGEGHRLSFEKFPHMGLLKTYSADKMVPDSASTATALLGGVKTNHKTLGVDASVSNGDCEASLRPEAKVESLAAHALRAGKGAGFVTTMRVTHATPAPVYAFSSDRNWECDALTPANCKDIARQMIEDWPGRDLNVILGGGRQSLIQNATALENDPLSNWACSRKDGRNLIEDYKKNKESRGLNYTFVNNTEQLKSIPEDTDYLFGIFANAHLPYEFQRTPESPSIVDMTEAAIKVLQRNENGFFLMVEGGNIDMGHHRGRARTAIDEALAMEEAVKLAYNMTDPSDTLIVVTSDHAHSMTINGHPNRGDDIFGTVGPSWADGLNYTTIAYGTGGPGSRQYEIQIVNGTNQIVRRDPIQDDTTDFMYEQIAAITLDENKHGGGDVGVYASGPYSHLFHNVHEQHYVYYAISYAARMGKYAERPTVSGAFSIQAHLLQSFMSLLLVLIAVI; this is translated from the exons ATCGTCAGTACTGGGAAGAGTTAGGTGCAAACGAGATAGAAGAAGCTCTGGCTATAAAAAACAACTTAGGTGTTGCCAAGAATCTGATTCTCTTCATCGGTGATGGCATGGGAGCTCACACCGTGACTGCCGCGCGTATACACAAGGGAGGGGAGGGACATAGGTTGTCCTTCGAAAAGTTCCCTCATATGGGTTTGTTAAAG ACATACTCTGCGGACAAAATGGTTCCGGATTCTGCATCAACAGCCACAGCTTTGCTGGGTGGCGTCAAGACTAATCACAAGACTTTAGGAGTAGACGCGAGTGTATCCAATGGGGATTGTGAAGCATCCTTACGACCTGAAGCTAAGGTGGAGTCATTGGCAGCACATGCTTTGAGGGCAGGAAAGGGGGCAg GTTTTGTTACAACGATGAGAGTCACACACGCTACACCAGCCCCAGTGTACGCATTCAGTTCTGACAGGAACTGGGAGTGCGACGCCTTGACGCCTGCCAATTGCAAAGATATTGCCCGTCAGATGATCGAAGATTGGCCTGGACGAGATCTGAAT GTCATTCTTGGAGGGGGACGTCAAAGTCTGATACAAAATGCGACGGCGTTAGAAAACGACCCTCTTAGTAACTGGGCATGCTCCAGAAAAGATGGTAGAAACCTCATCGAGGATTACAAAAAGAACAAGGAGAGCCGAGGGCTGAACTATACCTTCGTTAATAATACGGAACAATTGAAGAGCATACCGGAAGAcacagattatttatttg GAATATTTGCCAACGCTCATTTGCCATATGAGTTTCAAAGAACTCCTGAGTCGCCGTCAATCGTAGATATGACAGAAGCCGCAATAAAAGTTTTACAACGGAATGAGAACGGATTCTTCCTTATG gtTGAAGGTGGTAACATAGACATGGGTCACCATAGGGGTAGAGCACGCACAGCCATAGACGAAGCCTTAGCTATGGAGGAGGCTGTAAAACTAGCTTATAACATGACCGATCCCAGTGATACTCTAATAGTGGTGACATCAGACCACGCGCACTCTATGACCATTAATGGACATCCGAACCGCGGTGATGATATCTTTG gTACCGTCGGTCCGTCATGGGCAGACGGCCTTAACTACACGACGATAGCGTACGGCACTGGTGGGCCTGGCTCCCGTCAATATGAGATACAGATCGTAAACGGCACAAACCAGATAGTGCGGCGAGACCCTATCCAAGATGACACCACAGACTTCATGTACGAGCAAATAGCTGCTATCACCCTAGACGAGAACAAGCACGGTGGAGGAGATGTAGGAGTTTACGCTAGCG GTCCATATTCCCACCTATTCCACAACGTACACGAACAACATTACGTATACTACGCAATATCGTACGCAGCAAGAATGGGCAAGTACGCTGAGCGACCTACCGTCTCCGGCGCATTCTCAATACAGGCACATCTTCTCCAATCCTTCATGTCTTtgttattagtattaattgCTGTTATATAG